A DNA window from Cutaneotrichosporon cavernicola HIS019 DNA, chromosome: 2 contains the following coding sequences:
- the TRM6 gene encoding uncharacterized protein (Gcd10p family) produces the protein MEPSPQAEQSIQADQPMLVDEVATVAEASAADTDIPAQPEASSSRTPHPRKGKDDEPQEPLEDVLRRRTTIIQEGDNVLLRLPSDTVKAVVASKDGLVQLGKFGAFPAKYLVGLHYDITYEIVPNPDAPAATDVADVMEEAVFGQAKGKKSKKKGGKKAGKQDTPGFKNMLRPLRPRGMVDAVIDDIKETNEFIDDSEENRGALLSQDEINELKAQGVGAEEMIRRQMERHEQFELKTDFSKEKWLKRKEKKYLQTIHPLAPSSINVVNHYAQRSAQSILFLREDTLSQLLNLSNVRPGGRYLVVDDTGGLVTAALADRMGCEGRILLFTDADSPPAWGVLNIMNFSERELACIKWLNWMEADEEYERPAPPGEDGMPAIAEAKTAARLRRHRAQVAELNATRAELHAGGWDGIVLATEMSPISVINRLTRYLMGSGTLTVYSPFQQVLAESLQHLRRNQHYLATQLTESWSRTYQVLPGRTHPLMTTSAMSGYLLHATRVIPSSFVPESHQRHLKRRKKANGAAEGTGEAEVDE, from the exons ATGGAACCAAGTCCACAGGCCGAGCAGTCAATTCAGGCCGATCAACCCATGCTGGTTGATGAGGTCGCTACTGTTGCTGAGGCTTCGGCAGCGGACACCGACATCCCTGCCCAGCCCgaggcgtcgagctcccGAACCCCACACCCAcgcaagggcaaggacgacgagccgcaGGAGCCGCTGGAGGATGTCCTCCGCCGGCGGACAACCATCATTCAGGAGGGCGACAACGTCTTGCTCCGCCTTCCCAGCGACACCGTCAAGGCTGTCGTCGCTTCCAAGGACGGACTCGTGCAGCTGGGGAAATTTGGCGCCTTCCCTGCCAAATACCTCGTCGGATTGCACTACGACATTACCTACGAAATAGTTCCTAATCCCGACGCACCCGCGGCTACAGACGTGGCGGATGTcatggaggaggcggtgtTCGGGCAGGCCAAGGGAAAGAAgagcaagaagaagggggGAAAGAAGGCGGGCAAGCAGGACACGCCAGGGTTCAAGAATATGCTCCGCCCGCTGCGGCCTCGCGGCatggtcgacgccgtcatTG acgACATCAAGGAGACGAACGAGTTCAtcgacgactcggaggaGAACCGCGGCGCTCTGCTGTCGCAGGACGAGAtcaacgagctcaaggcgcaAGGTGTGGGCGCGGAGGAGATGATCCGGCGGCAGATGGAGCGGCACGAGCAGTTTGAGCTCAAGACCGACTTCAGCAAGGAGAAGTGGCTCAAGCGGAAAGAGAAGAA gtACCTGCAGACGATCCACCCGCTCGCGCCATCTAGCATCAATGTCGTGAACCACTACGCACAACGGTCAGCGCAGAGTATCCTTTTCCTGCGTGAGGACACCCTCTCGCAGCTGCTCAACCTGAGTAATGTGCGGCCCGGTGGCCGCTACCTGGTGGTGGACGACACGGGCGGTCTTGTTACGGCTGCCCTGGCTGACCGGATGGGGTGCGAGGGGCGCATCCTGCTGTTCACCGACGCGGACTCGCCGCCCGCATGGGGCGTGCTCAACATCATGAACTtcagcgagcgcgagctcgcgtgcATCAAGTGGCTGAACTGGATGGAAGCGGACGAGGAATACGAGCGTCCCGCACCTCCCGGCGAGGATGGGATGCCTGCGATCGCTGAGGCCAAGACTGCGGCCCGGTTGAGACGGCATAGAGCGCAGGTCGCTGAGCTCAACGCCACTCGTGCAGAGCTCCACGCCGGAGGATGGGACGGAATTGTGTTGGCCACAGAAATGTCGCCTATCTCGGTCATCAACCGTCTCACGCGCTACCTCATGGGCTCGGGGACCCTCACTGTCTACTCGCCGTTCCAGCAAGTTCTCGCCGAGTCCCTCCAGCACCTGCGCCGGAACCAACATTACCTCGCGACGCAGCTCACCGAGTCGTGGTCGCGCACTTACCAGGTGCTCCCGGGACGCACGCATCCCCTCATGACGACGAGTGCGATGAGCGGATACCTCCTCCACGCGACGCGAGT catTCCGTCATCGTTCGTGCCCGAGAGCCACCAGCGGCATCTCAAGCGGCGCAAAAAGGCCAACGGAGCCGCTGAGGGAAcgggcgaggccgaggttgacgagtAG